Proteins from a genomic interval of Musa acuminata AAA Group cultivar baxijiao chromosome BXJ1-9, Cavendish_Baxijiao_AAA, whole genome shotgun sequence:
- the LOC103998983 gene encoding zinc finger protein JAGGED-like, with amino-acid sequence MADEEARGEAEEQAAKKGKGKKAFKCRYCDRVFATSQALGGHQNGHRRERDAARRAERAAELFYSMQTTPVPMLSFPSFLHSSQPLVHAARGHLRQPLCPPYHPVPPSAHYQHYHPPYSFDNNVEATSRIDPRYSFSVSPYGGHVLRDKESSRTANCQRSYNPKIAGNARAPQEMAQVTMQVPSASTNITLEFKQDSVCAEDGKNGNEDKIDLTLHL; translated from the coding sequence ATGGCTGATGAGGAAGCAAGGGGTGAAGCAGAAGAGCAGGCAGCTAAGAAAGGCAAGGGGAAGAAGGCTTTCAAGTGCCGGTACTGCGACCGGGTGTTTGCAACCTCGCAAGCACTTGGTGGCCACCAAAACGGCCACCGCCGGGAACGGGATGCTGCCAGAAGGGCTGAGCGTGCAGCCGAGCTCTTCTACAGCATGCAGACGACACCAGTGCCCATGCTCTCATTCCCATCATTTCTGCACTCCAGTCAGCCGCTTGTGCATGCTGCCAGAGGCCATCTCCGGCAGCCACTGTGCCCACCATATCACCCCGTGCCACCCTCTGCTCACTACCAGCATTACCATCCACCTTATAGCTTCGACAACAACGTGGAAGCCACATCGAGGATTGATCCAAGGTACAGTTTCTCGGTTTCCCCTTATGGTGGGCATGTGCTAAGAGACAAGGAGAGCtcaagaactgcaaactgtcaaagAAGCTACAACCCTAAAATTGCTGGTAATGCAAGGGCACCGCAAGAAATGGCACAGGTGACCATGCAAGTCCCATCAGCATCCACAAACATAACCTTAGAATTTAAGCAAGACAGTGTTTGCGCTGAGGATGGTAAGAATGGCAATGAAGATAAGATAGACCTTACTCTTCATCTATGA